In Oryza sativa Japonica Group chromosome 3, ASM3414082v1, one DNA window encodes the following:
- the LOC4334553 gene encoding NAC domain-containing protein 2-like: MGMGMRRERDAEAELNLPPGFRFHPTDDELVEHYLCRKAAGQRLPVPIIAEVDLYKFDPWDLPERALFGAREWYFFTPRDRKYPNGSRPNRAAGNGYWKATGADKPVAPRGRTLGIKKALVFYAGKAPRGVKTDWIMHEYRLADAGRAAAGAKKGSLRLDDWVLCRLYNKKNEWEKMQQGKEVKEEASDMVTSQSHSHTHSWGETRTPESEIVDNDPFPELDSFPAFQPAPPPATAMMVPKKESMDDATAAAAAAATIPRNNSSLFVDLSYDDIQGMYSGLDMLPPGDDFYSSLFASPRVKGTTPRAGAGMGMVPF; encoded by the exons atggggatggggatgaggagggagagggacgcggaggcggagctgaacCTGCCGCCGGGGTTCAGGTTCCACCCCACGGACGACGAGCTGGTGGAGCACTACCTGTGCAGGAAGGCGGCGGGGCAGCGCCTGCCGGTGCCGATCATCGCCGAGGTGGATCTCTACAAGTTCGACCCGTGGGATCTGCCCGAGCGCGCGCTGTTCGGCGCCAGGGAGTGGTACTTCTTCACCCCGCGGGATCGCAAGTATCCTAATGGGTCACGCCCCAACCGCGCCGCCGGCAACGGGTACTGGAAGGCCACCGGCGCCGACAAGCCCGTCGCGCCGCGGGGGCGCACGCTTGGGATCAAGAAGGCGCTCGTGTTCTACGCCGGCAAGGCGCCGCGAGGGGTCAAGACTGATTGGATCATGCATGAGTACCGGCTCGCCGATgctggccgcgccgccgcgggcgccaaGAAGGGATCTCTCAGG TTGGATGATTGGGTGCTGTGTCGGCTGTACAACAAGAAGAACGAGTGGGAGAAGATGCAGCAGGGGAaggaggtgaaggaggaggCGTCCGACATGGTTACGTCGCAGTCGCACTCGCACACCCACTCGTGGGGCGAGACGCGCACGCCGGAGTCGGAGATCGTGGACAACGACCCCTTCCCGGAGCTGGACTCGTTCCCGGCGTTCcagcctgcgccgccgccggcgacggcgatgatggTGCCCAAGAAAGAATCGATGGACGAcgccaccgcggccgccgccgccgccgccaccatccccaGGAACAACAGCAGCCTGTTCGTGGACCTGAGCTACGACGATATCCAGGGCATGTACAGCGGCCTCGACATGCTGCCGCCGGGCGACGACTTCTACTCGTCGCTCTTCGCGTCGCCGCGGGTGAAGGGGACGACGccacgcgccggcgccggcatggGCATGGTCCCGTTCTGA
- the LOC4334554 gene encoding probable methylenetetrahydrofolate reductase (NADH), whose amino-acid sequence MKVIEKIQEAAADGRTVFSFEYFPPKTEEGLDNLFERMDRMVAHGPNFCDITWGAGGSTADLTLEIANRMQNMVCVETMMHLTCTNMPVEKIDDALTTIKSNGIQNVLALRGDPPHGQDKFVQVAGGFACALDLVQHIRAKYGDYFGITVAGYPEAHPDAIQSTEGATPEAYSNDLAYLKQKVDAGADLIITQLFYDTDIFLKFVNDCRQIGITCPIVPGIMPINNYKGFLRMTGFCKTKIPAEITAALEPIKDNEEAVKAYGIHLGTEMCKKILATGIKTLHLYTLNMEKSALGILMNLGLIEESKISRSLPWRPPTNVFRVKEDVRPIFWANRPKSYISRTLGWDQYPHGRWGDSRNPSYGALTDYQFTRPRGRGKKLQEEWAVPVKSVEDINERFMNFCQGKLTSSPWSELDGLQPETKIIDDQLVKINQKGFLTINSQPAVNGERSDSTSVGWGGPGGYVYQKAYLEFFCSKEKLDQLIEKSKAFPSLTYIAVNKDGESFSNIPTNAVNAVTWGVFPGKEIVQPTVVDSASFMVWKDEAFEIWSKGWACLFPEGDSSREILDKVQKSYFLVSLVDNDYINGDLFAAFKEI is encoded by the exons ATGAAGGTGATCGAGAAGatccaggaggcggcggcggatgggcggACGGTGTTCTCGTTCGAGTACTTCCCGCCCAAGACGGAGGAGGGGCTCGACAACCTGTTCGAGCGGATGGATCGCATGGTGGCGCACGGCCCCAACTTCTGCGACATCACCTGGGGCGCCGGGGGATCCACCGCCGACCTCACCCTCGAGATCGCCAACCGGATGCAGAACATG GTGTGTGTGGAAACAATGATGCACCTGACATGCACCAATATGCCAGTTGAGAAGATTGATGATGCCTTAACAACAATAAAGTCTAATGGGATTCAAAATGTTCTGGCTCTTAGGGGTGATCCTCCACATGGTCAGGACAAATTTGTTCAAGTTGCTGGTGGATTCGCTTGTGCTCTTGATTTG GTACAACACATTAGAGCCAAGTATGGTGATTATTTTGGTATTACTGTTGCTGGTTATCCAG AGGCCCACCCGGATGCAATACAAAGTACGGAAGGGGCTACACCAGAAGCATACAGCAATGATCTTGCTTATTTGAAGCAAAAG GTTGATGCTGGTGCTGACCTTATCATTACACAGCTTTTCTATGACACTGATATCTTTCTCAAGTTTGTGAATGACTGCCGCCAAATTGGCATAACTTGCCCCATTGTTCCTGGCATAATGCCTATAAATAACTACAAAGGTTTCCTGCGCATGACAGGGTTCTGCAAAACTAAG ATACCAGCTGAGATCACTGCTGCACTGGAACCTATTAAAGATAACGAGGAGGCGGTCAAAGCATATGGAATCCACCTTGGTACTGAAATGTGCAAGAAAATTTTAGCTACTGGAATCAAGACCTTGCACCTTTACACGCTAAACATGGAGAAGTCTGCTCTAGGAATATTGATG AACCTTGGATTAATTGAGGAGTCCAAGATCTCAAGGTCATTGCCTTGGAGGCCCCCAACAAATGTTTTCCGTGTCAAGGAGGATGTCCGCCCTATATTCTG GGCTAACAGACCAAAGAGCTATATTTCAAGGACCCTTGGTTGGGATCAATACCCACATGGGCGGTGGGGTGATTCCCGGAACCCATCGTATGGAGCACTTACTGACTACCAG TTCACTCGACCACGTGGGAGGGGTAAGAAGCTCCAAGAGGAATGGGCGGTTCCAGTGAAATCTGTTGAAGACATTAACGAG CGATTCATGAACTTCTGTCAAGGAAAACTTACAAGCAGCCCATGGTCTGAGCTTGATGGCCTTCAACCTGAGACAAAGATAATAGACGACCAATTGGTGAAGATTAACCAGAAGGGCTTCCTTACCATTAACAGCCAACCTGCTGTTAATGGAGAGAGATCTGATTCAACAAGTGTTG GATGGGGTGGTCCTGGAGGCTATGTTTACCAGAAGGCCTATCTTGAGTTCTTCTGTTCAAAAGAGAAGCTGGATCAGCTAATTGAGAAGAGCAAGGCATTCCCTTCTCTTACATACATTGCCGTGAACAAGGACGGAGAGTCATTCTCAAACATTCCCACAAACGCTGTGAATGCGGTCACATGGGGTGTTTTCCCTGGCAAGGAAATAGTCCAGCCAACTGTCGTTGACTCAGCCAGCTTTATGGTTTGGAAAGACGAAGCTTTCGAAATTTGGTCAAAGGGTTGGGCTTGCCTGTTCCCTGAGGGCGACTCATCTAGGGAGATACTAGACAAG GTCCAGAAGAGCTACTTCTTGGTTAGTCTTGTGGACAACGACTACATCAACGGTGATCTCTTCGCGGCGTTCAAGGAGATTTGA